A region of Pseudomonas marginalis DNA encodes the following proteins:
- a CDS encoding ATP-dependent DNA helicase translates to MSYSVAVRALCEFTAKVGDLDLRFTPSPSAQEGIAGHRTVASRRSAHYQNEVALEGDYQQLKVRGRADGYDPDANRLEEVKTYRGDLAAQPANHRQLHWAQAKVYGWLMCQKLGLTDIDVALVYFDIVGEGETLLNQRFQADELQAFFNQQCALFLGWARQEMQHREARDVAAQTLGFPHADFRPGQRTLAESVYKAVSTGRCLMAQAPTGIGKTIGTIFPLLKALAPQQLDKVFFLTAKTPGRQLALDAAKVLHASSDLPLRVLELVARDKACEHLDKACHGDACPLAKGFYDRLPAARLAASKVRLLDQHNLRNVALDHRVCPYYLSQEMARWADLVVADYNYYFDFGAMLFGLAQLNQWRAAVLVDEAHNLVERARSMYSASLDQYSLKILRDTAPEPLKKPLQRLNREWNALHKDQVAPYQAYASRPDKLLQALNLCTSALGDYFNDHPEALSGDLQAFYFEALQFTKVAELFNEHFIFDISKRQLGGKRSSSTLCLRNVVPAEFIRPRLTAARSSVLFSATLSPRHYYADLLGLPTDTAWVDVESPFKAEQLQVRIVDAISTRFVHRQASLAPIVELIARQFALQPGNYLAFFSSFDYLQQVAQLLAETHPRIPLWQQSRGMAEAERQGFLDQFTEHSQGVGFAVLGGAFGEGIDLPGTRLIGAFIATLGLPQLNPVNEQIKLRMAAIFGAGYDYTYLYPGIQKVVQAAGRVIRSQHDRGVVMLMDDRFGEGRVRQLLPRWWAVD, encoded by the coding sequence TTGAGCTACAGCGTAGCCGTGCGGGCGCTGTGCGAGTTCACCGCCAAGGTCGGCGACCTGGACCTGCGCTTTACCCCGTCGCCCAGCGCCCAGGAAGGTATAGCGGGCCATCGCACCGTTGCTTCGCGACGCAGCGCGCACTACCAGAACGAAGTGGCCCTCGAGGGCGACTACCAGCAACTGAAGGTGCGGGGCAGGGCAGACGGCTATGACCCGGACGCCAACCGCCTGGAAGAAGTGAAGACCTATCGAGGCGACCTGGCTGCCCAGCCCGCCAACCACCGGCAACTGCATTGGGCCCAGGCCAAGGTGTACGGCTGGTTGATGTGCCAGAAGCTTGGCCTCACGGATATCGACGTGGCGCTGGTGTATTTCGATATCGTCGGCGAAGGCGAAACCCTGCTCAATCAACGTTTCCAGGCGGACGAGCTGCAAGCGTTCTTCAATCAGCAATGTGCACTGTTTCTCGGCTGGGCCCGCCAGGAAATGCAGCACCGTGAAGCGCGCGACGTTGCGGCGCAGACCTTGGGTTTCCCCCATGCCGATTTTCGCCCCGGCCAACGCACTCTGGCCGAGTCGGTGTACAAGGCCGTCAGCACCGGCCGTTGCCTGATGGCCCAGGCCCCCACGGGCATCGGCAAGACCATCGGCACGATCTTCCCGCTGCTCAAGGCCCTGGCGCCCCAGCAACTGGACAAGGTGTTTTTCCTCACCGCCAAGACCCCCGGTCGCCAACTCGCCCTCGATGCAGCCAAGGTGCTGCATGCCAGCAGCGACCTGCCCCTGCGTGTTCTCGAGCTGGTGGCGCGGGACAAGGCCTGCGAGCACTTGGACAAGGCCTGTCACGGCGACGCCTGCCCCTTGGCCAAGGGCTTCTACGACCGTTTGCCCGCCGCCCGCCTTGCCGCGTCCAAGGTCCGCCTGCTCGACCAACACAACCTGCGCAATGTCGCCCTCGATCACAGGGTGTGCCCCTATTACCTGAGCCAGGAAATGGCACGCTGGGCCGACCTGGTGGTTGCCGACTACAACTACTATTTCGACTTCGGCGCCATGCTCTTCGGCCTGGCCCAACTCAACCAATGGCGCGCTGCCGTGCTGGTGGACGAAGCCCACAACCTGGTGGAACGTGCGCGCTCGATGTACAGCGCGAGCCTCGACCAGTACAGCCTGAAGATCCTGCGCGACACCGCGCCCGAGCCGCTGAAGAAACCCCTGCAGCGCCTCAACCGCGAATGGAACGCCCTGCACAAAGACCAGGTCGCGCCGTACCAAGCCTATGCCTCCAGGCCGGACAAACTGCTCCAGGCCCTGAACCTGTGCACCAGCGCCCTGGGTGATTACTTCAACGACCACCCCGAAGCCCTCAGCGGTGACCTGCAAGCCTTCTACTTCGAAGCGCTACAATTTACCAAGGTCGCCGAGCTGTTCAACGAGCACTTCATCTTCGACATCAGCAAGCGCCAGCTCGGCGGCAAACGCAGCAGCTCGACCCTGTGCCTGCGTAACGTGGTACCCGCCGAATTCATCCGGCCGCGCTTGACGGCAGCCCGCAGCAGCGTGTTGTTCTCCGCCACATTGAGCCCACGCCACTACTACGCCGACCTGCTTGGGCTGCCGACGGACACGGCTTGGGTCGATGTGGAATCGCCGTTCAAGGCCGAGCAACTGCAGGTACGCATTGTCGACGCAATCTCCACCCGTTTCGTGCATCGCCAAGCCTCGCTGGCGCCGATTGTCGAGCTGATCGCCCGCCAGTTCGCCCTGCAACCGGGTAACTACCTGGCGTTTTTCTCAAGCTTTGATTACCTGCAACAGGTGGCGCAACTGCTCGCCGAAACACACCCGCGGATCCCGCTGTGGCAACAGTCGCGGGGCATGGCCGAGGCTGAACGCCAAGGCTTTCTCGATCAATTCACCGAGCACAGCCAAGGCGTCGGTTTTGCCGTGCTGGGCGGCGCGTTCGGTGAAGGCATCGACTTGCCGGGCACACGCCTGATCGGCGCATTTATCGCCACCCTGGGATTGCCGCAACTCAACCCGGTCAACGAGCAGATAAAACTGCGCATGGCGGCGATTTTTGGCGCAGGGTACGACTACACCTACCTGTACCCCGGCATCCAAAAGGTCGTGCAGGCGGCGGGGAGGGTGATCCGCAGCCAGCACGACCGGGGCGTGGTGATGTTGATGGATGATCGGTTTGGGGAGGGCAGGGTGCGGCAGTTGTTGCCGAGGTGGTGGGCAGTTGATTGA